The following coding sequences lie in one Desmodus rotundus isolate HL8 chromosome 1, HLdesRot8A.1, whole genome shotgun sequence genomic window:
- the TMEM174 gene encoding transmembrane protein 174, with amino-acid sequence MMEQGSSHLEDLPLNVFSVTPYTPSTADIQVSDDDKAGTTLLFSGIFLGLVGITFTIMGWIKYQGVSHFEWTQLLGPILLSVGVTFILIAVCKFKMFSCQLCKESEERVLDAELTAGGQSFVFTGINQPITFHGATVVQYIPPPYGSQEPIGMNSTYLQPVVNPCGLTPSGVVAAATPSPPQYYTIYPSENAAFVADHDYPSFADGGNDRSSPDAVQLEEPQRGDGDPVCFSPPPYEEVFSLPR; translated from the exons ATGATGGAGCAGGGCAGCAGCCACTTGGAGGACCTCCCTCTCAACGTGTTTTCGGTCACTCCTTACACACCCAGTACCGCGGACATCCAGGTGTCCGATGATGACAAGGCGGGGACCACCTTACTCTTCTCAGGCATCTTCCTGGGACTGGTGGGGATCACGTTCACCATCATGGGCTGGATCAAATACCAAGGGGTCTCCCACTTTGAATGGACCCAGCTCCTTGGGCCCATCCTGCTGTCGGTCGGGGTGACATTCATCCTGATTGCTGTGTGCAAgttcaaaatgttttcctgtCAGCTGTGCAAAGAAAGTGAGGAAAGGGTCCTTGACGCGGAGCTGACGGCAGGTGGACAATCATTCGTTTTCACTGGTATCAACCAACCCATCACCTTCCACGGGGCTACTGTGGTGCAGTATATCCCTCCCCCTTATGGCTCTCAAGAGCCCATTGGGATGAACAGCACTTACCTGCAGCCAGTGGTGAACCCCTGTGGCCTCACACCATCTGGAGTGGTGGCTGCTGCCACGCCAAGCCCTCCCCAGTACTACACCATCTACCCTTCGGAGAACGCTGCCTTTGTTGCCGACCACGACTACCCTTCCTTCGCGGATGGTGGAAATGACAG GTCCAGCCCTGATGCTGTGCAGCTAGAGGAGCCACAGCGGGGAGATGGGGACCCTGTCTGCTTCTCTCCTCCGCCCTATGAGGAAGTATTCTCCCTCCCCCGCTAG